In Pseudomonas lalkuanensis, the following are encoded in one genomic region:
- a CDS encoding Rnf-Nqr domain containing protein, which yields MTDFIFALLGAALVNNLILGLPLGADSLRQPRSRALALAGGLLIALATPIAWLVEQLVLAPLALESLRLFIFLPLLAPLAWLCLEGLARLRPGLSRDGLWPLLLANGAALGAMLVGSAGDFGSALGLGLGGGVGFWLVLILFDDLLQQVDEAKVPAAFRGTPMLLICAGLMGLAFLGFNGMGAQ from the coding sequence ATGACCGATTTCATCTTCGCCCTGCTCGGCGCGGCCCTGGTCAACAACCTCATTCTCGGCCTGCCCCTGGGCGCCGACAGCCTGCGCCAGCCTCGCAGCCGTGCGCTGGCCCTGGCTGGCGGCTTGCTGATCGCGCTGGCCACGCCCATCGCCTGGCTGGTCGAACAGCTTGTGCTGGCTCCGCTGGCTCTCGAATCGCTGCGCCTGTTCATCTTCCTGCCGCTGCTGGCGCCCCTCGCCTGGCTCTGCCTGGAAGGGCTCGCCCGCCTGCGCCCTGGCCTGTCTCGGGACGGCCTCTGGCCCCTGCTGCTGGCCAACGGCGCGGCCCTGGGCGCCATGCTGGTCGGCAGCGCCGGCGACTTCGGTTCGGCCCTCGGCCTGGGCCTTGGCGGTGGCGTCGGTTTCTGGCTGGTGCTGATCCTGTTCGACGACCTGCTGCAACAGGTCGATGAAGCCAAAGTGCCTGCCGCCTTCCGTGGTACCCCGATGTTGCTGATCTGCGCCGGCCTGATGGGCCTGGCCTTCCTCGGTTTCAATGGCATGGGGGCGCAATGA
- the metG gene encoding methionine--tRNA ligase translates to MTEPRKILVTSALPYANGSIHLGHMVEYIQTDIWVRFQKMRGNQAVYVCADDAHGSAIMLRAEKEGITSEQLIDNVRAEHTADFADFLVDFDNYHSTHSEENRALSSSIYTKLRDSGHIGTRPVTQYYDPEKEMFLADRFIKGTCPKCGTEDQYGDNCESCGATYSPTELKNPKSAISGATPVLKESLHYFFKLPNFDAMLKEWTRSGALQESVANKIAEWLDAGLQEWDISRDAPYFGFEIPDAPGKYFYVWLDAPIGYMASFQNLCARRPELDFDAFWNKDSKAELYHFIGKDIVNFHALFWPAMLEGAGYRKPTALNVHGYLTVNGQKMSKSRGTFIKARTYLDHLQPEYLRYYYASKLSRSVDDLDLNLEDFVQKVNSDLVGKVVNIASRCAGFIHKGNAGKLVAENAAPELFADFAAAVPSITEAFESRDFARAMREIMALADRANAWIADKAPWALAKQEGKQAEVQAVCAAGVNLFRQLVIFLKPVLPHLAAAAEQFLNVAPLTWDDHKVLLADHQLNAFNPLMTRIEPAKIEAMVAASKEDLAAASAPKGNGELEKDPLAAEIAFDTFAAVDLRIALIEKAEFVEGADKLLRLSLDIGDAKRNVFSGIKSAYPDPSKLEGRLTLYVANLAARKMKFGVSEGMVLAAGPGGQEIYLLSPDSGAKPGQRVK, encoded by the coding sequence ATGACCGAGCCCCGCAAAATCCTTGTGACAAGCGCCCTTCCCTATGCCAACGGGTCCATCCACCTCGGGCATATGGTCGAATACATCCAGACCGATATCTGGGTGCGCTTCCAGAAGATGCGTGGCAACCAGGCCGTCTATGTCTGCGCCGACGACGCCCACGGTTCGGCCATCATGCTGCGCGCCGAGAAGGAGGGCATCACCTCCGAGCAGCTGATCGACAACGTCCGCGCCGAGCACACCGCCGACTTCGCCGACTTCCTGGTGGACTTCGACAACTACCACTCCACCCATTCGGAAGAGAACCGCGCCCTGTCCAGCAGCATCTACACCAAGCTGCGCGACTCCGGCCACATCGGCACCCGTCCGGTGACCCAGTACTACGACCCGGAAAAGGAAATGTTCCTGGCCGACCGCTTCATCAAGGGCACCTGCCCGAAGTGCGGCACCGAAGACCAGTACGGCGACAACTGCGAATCCTGCGGCGCGACCTACTCGCCCACCGAACTGAAGAACCCGAAGTCCGCCATCTCCGGCGCCACTCCGGTACTCAAGGAATCCCTGCACTACTTCTTCAAGCTGCCGAACTTCGACGCCATGCTGAAAGAGTGGACCCGCAGCGGCGCCCTGCAGGAGTCGGTGGCCAACAAGATCGCAGAATGGCTGGATGCCGGCCTGCAGGAGTGGGACATCAGCCGCGACGCCCCCTACTTCGGCTTCGAAATCCCCGACGCGCCCGGCAAGTACTTCTACGTCTGGCTGGACGCCCCCATCGGCTACATGGCCAGCTTCCAGAACCTCTGCGCGCGCCGTCCTGAACTGGATTTCGACGCCTTCTGGAACAAGGACTCCAAGGCCGAGCTGTATCACTTCATCGGCAAGGACATCGTGAACTTCCACGCCCTGTTCTGGCCCGCCATGCTCGAAGGCGCCGGCTACCGCAAGCCCACCGCGCTGAACGTGCACGGCTACCTGACCGTGAACGGCCAGAAGATGTCCAAGTCCCGTGGCACCTTCATCAAGGCACGCACCTACCTGGACCACCTGCAACCGGAATACCTGCGCTACTACTACGCGTCCAAGCTGAGCCGCAGCGTCGACGACCTCGACCTGAACCTCGAGGACTTCGTACAGAAAGTGAACTCCGACCTGGTGGGCAAGGTGGTCAACATCGCCAGCCGCTGCGCCGGTTTCATCCACAAGGGCAACGCCGGCAAGCTGGTGGCCGAGAATGCCGCGCCGGAGCTGTTCGCCGACTTCGCTGCCGCTGTCCCGAGCATCACCGAAGCCTTTGAGTCCCGTGACTTCGCCCGTGCCATGCGCGAAATCATGGCGCTCGCCGACCGCGCCAACGCCTGGATCGCCGACAAGGCGCCCTGGGCCCTGGCCAAGCAGGAAGGCAAGCAGGCCGAGGTACAGGCCGTCTGCGCTGCCGGCGTGAACCTGTTCCGCCAACTGGTGATCTTCCTCAAGCCCGTGCTGCCGCACCTGGCCGCCGCCGCCGAGCAGTTCCTCAACGTCGCCCCGCTGACCTGGGACGACCACAAGGTGCTGCTGGCCGACCACCAATTGAACGCCTTCAACCCGCTGATGACCCGCATCGAGCCGGCGAAGATCGAAGCCATGGTCGCCGCCTCCAAGGAAGACCTGGCCGCCGCTTCGGCGCCCAAGGGCAACGGCGAACTGGAGAAGGACCCGCTGGCAGCGGAAATCGCCTTCGACACCTTCGCCGCCGTCGACCTGCGCATCGCGCTGATCGAGAAGGCCGAGTTCGTCGAAGGCGCCGACAAGCTGCTGCGCCTCTCCCTGGACATCGGCGATGCCAAGCGCAACGTCTTCTCGGGCATCAAGAGCGCCTATCCGGACCCGAGCAAGCTGGAAGGCCGCCTCACCCTGTACGTCGCCAACCTGGCAGCGCGCAAGATGAAGTTCGGCGTCTCCGAAGGCATGGTCCTGGCCGCCGGCCCCGGTGGCCAGGAAATCTACCTGCTCAGCCCCGACAGCGGCGCCAAGCCCGGCCAGCGCGTCAAGTAA
- the apbC gene encoding iron-sulfur cluster carrier protein ApbC — translation MSTVSRAQVEATLRQFTDPHLDQDPVSAGCLREVDIQGGKVRVRLELGYAAGLFKAGWAQMLKMALENLDGVDSAEVQVDCVIEAHKAQEQVPALTNVKNIIAVASGKGGVGKSTTAANLALALAREGARVGILDADIYGPSQGIMFGIPEGTRPKVRDQKFFIPLEAHGVQVMSMAFLTDDNTPVVWRGPMVSGALIQLITQTAWDDLDYLVVDMPPGTGDIQLTLAQKVPVAGAVIVTTPQDLALLDAKKGVEMFRKVNIPVLGVVENMAVHICSNCGHAEHLFGEGGGEKLAAQYGVELLASLPLSMAIRMQSDGGKPTTIADPESQIAMIYQQAARCVGARIALSDQAATAMPNITISDD, via the coding sequence ATGAGCACCGTTTCCCGCGCCCAGGTTGAAGCGACCCTGCGCCAGTTCACCGATCCCCACCTTGACCAGGACCCGGTCAGCGCCGGTTGCCTGCGCGAGGTCGACATCCAGGGCGGCAAGGTCCGCGTGCGTCTGGAGCTGGGCTATGCCGCGGGTCTGTTCAAGGCCGGCTGGGCACAGATGCTGAAGATGGCACTGGAGAACCTGGATGGCGTGGACAGCGCCGAGGTGCAGGTGGATTGCGTGATCGAGGCGCACAAGGCCCAGGAGCAGGTGCCGGCGCTGACCAACGTGAAGAACATCATCGCCGTGGCTTCCGGCAAGGGCGGCGTGGGCAAGTCCACCACCGCCGCCAACCTGGCCCTGGCGCTGGCCCGTGAAGGCGCGCGGGTGGGCATCCTCGATGCCGACATCTACGGCCCCAGCCAGGGCATCATGTTCGGTATTCCCGAGGGCACCCGGCCCAAGGTGCGTGACCAGAAGTTTTTCATTCCGCTTGAGGCGCATGGTGTCCAGGTGATGTCCATGGCCTTCCTCACCGACGACAACACCCCGGTGGTGTGGCGCGGCCCGATGGTTTCCGGCGCGCTGATCCAGCTGATTACCCAGACCGCCTGGGACGACCTGGACTACCTGGTGGTGGATATGCCGCCGGGCACCGGTGACATCCAGCTGACCCTGGCGCAGAAGGTGCCGGTGGCCGGTGCGGTGATCGTCACCACCCCGCAGGACCTGGCCCTGCTCGACGCCAAGAAGGGCGTGGAGATGTTCCGCAAGGTGAACATCCCGGTGCTGGGTGTGGTGGAGAACATGGCCGTGCACATCTGCTCCAATTGCGGCCATGCCGAGCACCTGTTCGGCGAGGGCGGTGGCGAGAAGCTGGCCGCGCAATACGGCGTCGAGCTGCTGGCGTCGCTGCCGCTGTCAATGGCCATTCGCATGCAGTCCGATGGCGGCAAGCCGACCACCATCGCTGACCCGGAAAGCCAGATCGCGATGATCTACCAGCAGGCGGCCCGCTGCGTCGGGGCGCGTATCGCACTGTCCGACCAGGCGGCCACCGCGATGCCGAACATCACCATCAGCGACGACTGA
- the dcd gene encoding dCTP deaminase, producing the protein MTIKSDKWIRRMALEHGMIEPFVERQVRGADDSRVISYGVSSYGYDVRCAAEFKVFTNIHSAVVDPKNFDEKSFVDINSDVCIIPPNSFALARTVEYFRIPRDVLTICLGKSTYARCGIIVNVTPLEPEWEGHVTLEFSNTTNLPAKIYAHEGVAQMLFLQSDEACEVSYKDRGGKYQGQTGVTLPKA; encoded by the coding sequence ATGACTATCAAATCGGACAAGTGGATTCGCCGCATGGCGCTGGAGCACGGCATGATCGAGCCGTTCGTCGAGCGTCAGGTGCGCGGTGCGGACGATAGCCGGGTGATTTCCTACGGCGTTTCCAGCTATGGCTACGACGTGCGCTGCGCCGCCGAGTTCAAGGTGTTCACCAACATCCATTCGGCCGTGGTAGACCCGAAGAACTTCGATGAGAAGAGCTTCGTCGACATCAACAGCGACGTCTGCATCATCCCGCCGAACTCCTTCGCCCTGGCCCGCACCGTGGAATACTTCCGCATTCCTCGCGATGTGCTGACCATTTGCCTCGGCAAGAGCACCTATGCCCGGTGCGGCATCATCGTCAACGTGACACCGCTGGAACCCGAGTGGGAAGGCCACGTGACCCTGGAGTTCTCCAACACCACCAACCTGCCGGCGAAGATCTACGCCCACGAAGGCGTGGCGCAGATGCTCTTCCTGCAGTCGGATGAAGCGTGCGAAGTGTCTTACAAGGACCGTGGCGGCAAGTATCAGGGCCAGACCGGGGTGACCCTGCCCAAGGCCTGA
- the nadE gene encoding ammonia-dependent NAD(+) synthetase, producing the protein MSSNRQQEIAKALDVVPPFADETALVAEIERRKAFIKDCLRKSGLKVLVLGISGGVDSTTAGRLAQLSVEELRAETGDDAYRFIAVRLPYNVQHDEADAQVAMNFIRADEEETVNIADSVIGLAEQVTHLHHLADARRDFVTGNIKARIRMVAQFAIANANNGLVIGTDHAAEAVMGFFTKFGDGACDLAPLSGLVKNQVRAIARYLGAPDSAVHKVPTADLEELRPGKPDEEAHGVTYTEIDAFLHGQEVSQRAYDIIVRTYDNTQHKRILPLVP; encoded by the coding sequence ATGAGCAGCAACCGCCAGCAAGAAATCGCCAAAGCCCTGGACGTTGTTCCACCCTTCGCCGACGAAACCGCCCTGGTGGCCGAAATTGAACGTCGCAAGGCCTTCATCAAGGACTGCCTGCGCAAGTCCGGCCTGAAGGTGCTGGTACTCGGCATCAGCGGCGGCGTCGACTCCACCACCGCCGGACGCCTGGCCCAGCTCAGCGTCGAGGAACTGCGCGCCGAGACCGGTGATGACGCCTACCGCTTCATCGCCGTGCGCCTGCCCTACAACGTCCAGCACGACGAGGCGGACGCCCAGGTGGCGATGAACTTCATCCGCGCCGATGAAGAAGAAACCGTGAACATCGCCGACAGCGTGATCGGCCTGGCCGAACAGGTCACCCACCTGCATCATCTCGCTGACGCCCGCCGCGACTTCGTCACCGGCAACATCAAGGCGCGTATCCGCATGGTCGCCCAGTTCGCCATCGCCAACGCCAACAACGGACTGGTGATCGGCACCGACCACGCCGCCGAGGCGGTGATGGGCTTCTTCACCAAGTTCGGCGACGGCGCCTGCGACCTGGCGCCCCTCTCCGGCCTCGTGAAGAACCAGGTGCGCGCCATCGCCCGCTACCTGGGCGCGCCGGACAGTGCCGTGCACAAGGTGCCTACCGCCGACCTGGAAGAACTGCGCCCCGGCAAGCCGGACGAAGAAGCACACGGCGTGACCTACACCGAGATCGACGCCTTCCTCCACGGCCAGGAAGTCAGCCAGCGCGCCTACGACATCATCGTCCGCACCTACGACAACACCCAGCACAAGCGCATCCTGCCGCTGGTGCCCTGA
- the pncB gene encoding nicotinate phosphoribosyltransferase — translation MADSAFSGRIIQNLLDTDFYKLTMMQAVLHNYPNAEVEWEFRCRNDEDLTPYLAEIRFQIEQLADISITPDQLHFLERIPFIKPDFIRFLSLFRFNLRYLQVGIEDGQLCVRLRGPWLHVILFEIPLLAIISEVRNRYRYRDVKLVQAREQLYRKLDWLRANASDEELQDFQLADFGTRRRFSYKVQEEVVHILKRDFPGRFVGTSNIHLAREYDIKPIGTMAHEWLMAHQQLGPRLIDSQIAALDCWVREYRGLLGIALTDCINMQAFLNDFDLYFAKLFDGLRHDSGDPLEWAEKAIRHYQKLGIDPLTKTLVFSDGLDLPRALALYRALRGRIHVSFGIGTNLTCDIPGVEPMNIVIKMTACNGQPVAKISDEAGKTQCRDENFVAYLKHVFRVTDAQ, via the coding sequence ATGGCTGACAGCGCCTTTTCCGGCCGAATCATCCAGAACCTGCTGGATACCGACTTCTACAAGCTGACCATGATGCAGGCGGTGCTGCACAACTACCCGAACGCCGAAGTCGAGTGGGAGTTCCGCTGCCGCAACGATGAAGACCTGACGCCCTACCTCGCGGAAATCCGCTTCCAGATCGAGCAACTGGCGGATATCTCCATAACCCCCGACCAGCTGCACTTCCTCGAGCGCATTCCCTTCATCAAGCCGGACTTCATCCGTTTCCTCAGCCTGTTCCGCTTCAACCTGCGCTATCTGCAAGTGGGTATCGAAGACGGCCAGCTCTGCGTCCGGCTGCGCGGTCCCTGGCTGCACGTGATCCTCTTCGAGATTCCCCTGCTGGCGATCATCAGCGAGGTGCGCAACCGCTACCGCTATCGCGACGTCAAGCTGGTCCAGGCGCGGGAGCAGCTCTACCGCAAGCTCGACTGGCTCCGGGCCAATGCCAGCGACGAGGAGCTGCAGGACTTCCAACTGGCGGACTTCGGTACCCGCCGGCGCTTCTCCTACAAGGTCCAGGAAGAAGTGGTGCACATCCTCAAGCGCGATTTCCCGGGCCGCTTCGTCGGCACCAGCAACATCCACCTGGCCCGCGAGTACGACATCAAGCCCATCGGCACCATGGCCCACGAATGGCTGATGGCGCACCAGCAACTCGGCCCCCGCCTGATCGACAGCCAGATCGCCGCCCTCGACTGCTGGGTTCGCGAATACCGTGGCCTGCTGGGCATCGCACTGACCGACTGCATCAACATGCAGGCCTTCCTCAACGACTTCGACCTGTACTTCGCCAAACTCTTCGATGGCCTGCGCCATGATTCCGGCGACCCGCTGGAATGGGCGGAAAAGGCCATCCGTCATTACCAGAAGCTGGGCATAGACCCGCTGACCAAGACCCTCGTATTCTCCGACGGCCTCGACCTGCCACGGGCACTGGCGCTCTACCGTGCCTTGCGCGGGCGCATCCACGTCAGTTTCGGTATCGGCACCAACCTGACCTGCGACATCCCGGGCGTCGAGCCCATGAACATCGTGATCAAGATGACCGCCTGCAACGGCCAGCCGGTGGCGAAGATTTCCGATGAAGCGGGCAAGACCCAATGCCGCGACGAGAACTTCGTCGCCTACCTGAAGCACGTATTCCGCGTCACCGACGCCCAGTAA
- a CDS encoding penicillin acylase family protein — MASPAFKRFLPRFCVAAAAGAMIGLSGCQSWLDSRYSDSLPPTSGFQPVKGLAQSVSIRRNPLGMPLIETTTFHDALFTLGYVHASDRLSQMVGLRLMAEGRLAEMAGPGVLEIDRFMRAVNLRKSADILYKNASPRLKEFFAVYARGVNAYLYRYRDKLPMDLAESGYKPAYWKPEDSVLVFTLLNFGLAVNLQEEIASLVLAQKVGADKLAWLTPVYPDEPLPFEEAEKLKGLQLGGQIPGLTALNDAAGQIAALDMLGVAASNNWAIAPQKSRTGRSILANDTHLPISMPSVWNFVQIRSPKFQAAGVSIAGVPAVVAGYNGKLAWGMTMVMGDNQDLFLEKVKREGSRLYYQANGKWVPASERMETFFIKGERPVREVIYETRHGPLLNSVLGQRKHPLQPMEIKSGYGIALQTSQFEADQSLEAFFALSRAQSVEQAHEATREIRAMGLNILYADAQHIAWQVTGRYPNRREGRGLLPSPGWDGRYDWDGYADPMLHPYDQDPAQGWLGTANHRTVQGGYGVQLSNSWYYPERAERIAELAGGSGKHDWQSMIAMQYDQTSPFPAKLKTMLRDPGMAAPLKQAINALPPAERAKAQEGLDRLLAFDGRLSPTSADAAYYGAFLHESARQIFLDELGPETSPAWRALVQTADLSYSAQADHLLGRVDSPFWDDVRTPQKEDKPATLARSLAAAVSYAESRMGADRKAWQWGKLHTYEWVTESTQLAPHMSASQRTGLNALKGYLDRGPYPAGGDHSTLNVSAYHWGQGFETWLIPAMRIVVDFGQPEPMIGVNSSGQSGNPASPHYADGIDAWLKARYMKFPFQPHNLDAVYGTRRLMLTPQK, encoded by the coding sequence ATGGCTTCGCCAGCCTTCAAGCGCTTCCTTCCCCGGTTCTGCGTTGCCGCCGCCGCTGGCGCCATGATCGGCCTCAGCGGCTGCCAGTCCTGGCTGGACAGCCGTTACTCGGACAGCCTGCCGCCCACTTCCGGCTTCCAGCCGGTCAAGGGGCTGGCGCAGAGCGTCTCGATCCGCCGCAACCCGCTGGGCATGCCGCTGATCGAAACCACCACCTTCCACGACGCCCTGTTCACCCTTGGCTACGTGCATGCCTCGGACCGCCTCAGCCAGATGGTCGGCCTGCGTCTGATGGCCGAAGGACGACTCGCCGAAATGGCCGGCCCCGGCGTGCTGGAGATAGACCGCTTCATGCGTGCGGTGAACCTGCGCAAGAGCGCCGACATCCTCTACAAGAACGCCTCACCACGCCTGAAGGAGTTCTTCGCGGTCTACGCCCGTGGCGTCAACGCCTATCTCTATCGCTACCGCGACAAGCTGCCGATGGACCTGGCCGAGTCCGGCTACAAGCCGGCCTACTGGAAGCCTGAAGACTCGGTGCTGGTGTTCACCCTGCTGAACTTCGGCCTGGCGGTGAACCTGCAGGAAGAGATCGCCTCCCTGGTCCTGGCGCAGAAGGTCGGCGCCGACAAGCTGGCCTGGCTGACTCCCGTCTACCCGGATGAGCCGCTGCCCTTCGAAGAGGCCGAGAAGCTCAAGGGCCTGCAGCTCGGTGGCCAGATCCCGGGCCTGACCGCGCTGAACGACGCCGCCGGACAGATCGCCGCGCTGGACATGCTCGGCGTCGCCGCCTCCAACAACTGGGCCATCGCCCCGCAGAAGAGCCGTACCGGCCGCAGCATCCTGGCCAACGACACGCATCTGCCGATCTCCATGCCCTCGGTGTGGAACTTCGTGCAGATCCGCTCGCCGAAATTCCAGGCCGCCGGTGTCTCCATTGCCGGTGTTCCCGCGGTGGTCGCCGGCTACAACGGCAAGCTGGCCTGGGGCATGACCATGGTCATGGGAGACAACCAGGACCTCTTCCTGGAGAAGGTCAAGCGCGAAGGCAGCCGCCTCTACTACCAGGCCAACGGCAAGTGGGTGCCCGCCAGCGAGCGCATGGAAACCTTCTTCATCAAGGGCGAACGCCCGGTACGCGAGGTGATCTACGAGACCCGCCACGGACCGCTGCTGAACTCCGTGCTTGGCCAGCGCAAACATCCGCTGCAGCCGATGGAGATCAAGAGTGGCTACGGCATCGCCCTGCAGACCAGCCAGTTCGAGGCTGACCAGTCGCTGGAGGCCTTCTTCGCCCTGTCCCGCGCCCAGTCGGTGGAGCAGGCGCACGAGGCCACCCGCGAAATCCGGGCCATGGGCCTGAACATCCTCTACGCCGACGCCCAGCACATCGCCTGGCAGGTCACCGGCCGCTACCCGAACCGCCGCGAAGGCCGCGGCCTGCTGCCGTCCCCCGGCTGGGACGGCCGCTACGACTGGGATGGCTACGCCGACCCCATGCTCCATCCCTACGACCAGGACCCGGCCCAGGGCTGGCTCGGCACCGCCAACCACCGCACCGTGCAGGGCGGTTACGGCGTGCAGCTGTCCAACTCCTGGTACTACCCGGAGCGCGCCGAGCGCATCGCGGAACTGGCCGGCGGCAGCGGCAAGCATGACTGGCAAAGCATGATCGCCATGCAGTACGACCAGACCAGCCCCTTCCCGGCCAAGCTCAAGACCATGCTGCGGGATCCGGGCATGGCCGCGCCCCTCAAGCAGGCCATCAACGCCCTGCCGCCTGCCGAACGGGCCAAGGCCCAGGAAGGGCTCGACCGCCTGCTGGCCTTCGACGGGCGCCTCAGCCCGACGTCGGCGGACGCCGCCTACTACGGTGCCTTCCTCCACGAGAGCGCGCGGCAGATCTTCCTCGACGAACTGGGCCCGGAAACCAGTCCGGCCTGGCGCGCCCTGGTGCAGACCGCCGACCTCTCCTACTCCGCCCAGGCCGACCACCTGCTGGGCCGCGTCGACAGCCCCTTCTGGGACGACGTGCGCACCCCGCAGAAGGAAGACAAGCCGGCGACCCTCGCCCGTAGCCTGGCCGCCGCCGTCAGCTACGCCGAGAGCCGCATGGGCGCTGACCGCAAGGCCTGGCAATGGGGCAAGCTGCACACTTACGAGTGGGTCACCGAAAGCACCCAACTGGCGCCGCACATGAGCGCCAGCCAGCGCACCGGCCTCAATGCCCTGAAGGGCTACCTGGATCGCGGCCCCTACCCGGCCGGCGGCGACCACAGCACCCTCAACGTCTCGGCCTACCACTGGGGACAGGGCTTCGAAACCTGGCTGATCCCGGCGATGCGCATCGTCGTCGACTTCGGCCAGCCCGAGCCCATGATCGGCGTGAACAGCTCCGGCCAGTCCGGCAACCCGGCCAGCCCGCACTACGCCGACGGCATCGATGCCTGGCTGAAGGCGCGCTACATGAAGTTCCCCTTCCAGCCGCACAACCTCGATGCCGTCTACGGCACCAGGCGCCTGATGCTGACCCCGCAAAAATGA
- a CDS encoding glutathione binding-like protein has protein sequence MIDLYYWTTPNGHKITLFLEEAGLPYRIHPINIGKDEQFQPHFLKISPNNRIPAIVDNAPSDGGEPLSLFESGAILLYLAEKTGRFIPQDLRGRQDCLQWLFWQMGGLGPMAGQNHHFNRFAPEKLPYAIQRYVKETSRLYGVLDKRLADRAFVAGSEYSIADMAIYPWIDRHPWQEQNLDDFPNLKRWYLDIQARPATVRAYALVAQVNPAAGKK, from the coding sequence ATGATCGACCTGTATTACTGGACCACCCCCAACGGCCACAAGATCACCCTGTTCCTCGAAGAGGCCGGCCTGCCCTACCGCATCCACCCGATCAACATCGGCAAGGACGAGCAGTTCCAGCCGCACTTCCTGAAGATATCGCCGAACAACCGCATACCGGCCATCGTCGACAATGCGCCGTCGGACGGTGGCGAGCCGCTGTCCCTGTTCGAGTCCGGCGCCATCCTGCTCTACCTCGCCGAGAAGACCGGACGCTTCATCCCGCAGGACCTGCGCGGTCGCCAGGACTGCCTGCAGTGGCTGTTCTGGCAGATGGGCGGCCTGGGCCCGATGGCAGGACAGAACCACCACTTCAATCGCTTCGCCCCGGAAAAGCTGCCCTACGCCATCCAGCGCTACGTGAAGGAAACCTCGCGCCTCTACGGTGTGCTCGACAAGCGCCTGGCCGACCGGGCCTTTGTGGCGGGCAGCGAATACAGCATCGCCGACATGGCCATCTACCCCTGGATCGACCGCCACCCCTGGCAGGAACAGAACCTGGACGACTTCCCCAACCTCAAGCGCTGGTACCTGGACATCCAGGCGCGCCCGGCTACCGTTCGGGCCTACGCGCTGGTGGCACAGGTCAACCCCGCTGCCGGGAAAAAGTAG
- a CDS encoding SEC-C metal-binding domain-containing protein, whose protein sequence is MSQEPHVHGPNCNHDHDHDHHHVHGPHCNHGHQEPVRNPLKEVGRNDPCPCGSQKKFKKCHGA, encoded by the coding sequence ATGAGTCAAGAACCCCATGTCCATGGTCCGAACTGCAACCACGACCATGACCACGATCACCACCACGTGCATGGCCCGCACTGCAATCACGGCCACCAGGAGCCGGTGCGCAACCCGCTGAAGGAAGTGGGCCGCAACGATCCCTGCCCCTGCGGCAGCCAGAAGAAGTTCAAGAAGTGCCACGGCGCCTGA
- a CDS encoding LEA type 2 family protein: MFYQAQMIRILSLLFFFALPFSGLSGCSTWLSDSFQDPDVRLLKVDVVRAKLLEQQFVLRFRIDNPNDVSLPVRGLAYTVHLNDVKLASGESSTWFTVPAHGSQTFEVPVRTNLWRHMKYIVKLLEKPDEPIKYRLQGEVKTGLMFGKSVHLTRNGEIIPGSYIPE, encoded by the coding sequence ATGTTTTACCAGGCGCAAATGATAAGAATTCTCAGCCTACTGTTTTTCTTCGCCCTACCCTTTTCGGGCCTCAGCGGATGCTCCACCTGGCTCAGCGACAGCTTCCAGGACCCCGACGTTCGACTGCTCAAGGTCGACGTCGTGCGCGCCAAACTGCTGGAACAGCAGTTCGTGCTGCGCTTTCGCATCGACAACCCCAACGATGTCAGCCTGCCAGTGCGCGGGCTCGCCTATACCGTTCATCTCAATGACGTGAAGCTCGCTTCCGGCGAATCCAGCACCTGGTTTACCGTGCCCGCCCACGGCAGCCAGACCTTCGAAGTACCCGTGCGCACCAACCTGTGGCGGCATATGAAGTACATCGTGAAGCTCCTGGAAAAGCCGGACGAACCCATCAAGTACCGCCTGCAGGGCGAGGTGAAGACCGGACTGATGTTCGGCAAGAGCGTGCACCTCACTCGCAATGGCGAGATAATCCCCGGCAGTTACATCCCGGAGTAG
- a CDS encoding YchJ family protein has translation MSTAICPCGSGNLLEVCCGRHHAGHPAASAEALMRSRYSAYVLGLVDYLVETTLPAQRSGLDIEAIRAWSLGSTWLGLEVEGHDLLGGQPEHAFVTFTARWHDQGGEHSHRERSAFVQADGRWYFLDPTVPVKAGRNDPCPCGSGEKFKKCCSSYF, from the coding sequence ATGAGCACTGCGATCTGTCCCTGCGGTAGCGGCAATCTCCTCGAGGTCTGCTGCGGCCGCCACCACGCGGGTCACCCCGCCGCCAGCGCCGAGGCGCTGATGCGCTCGCGCTACAGCGCCTACGTACTGGGTCTGGTGGACTACCTGGTGGAGACCACCCTGCCCGCCCAGCGCTCCGGACTGGATATCGAAGCCATCCGCGCCTGGAGCCTTGGCAGCACCTGGCTCGGCCTGGAAGTGGAAGGCCATGACCTGCTGGGCGGCCAGCCCGAGCACGCCTTCGTCACCTTCACCGCACGCTGGCACGACCAGGGGGGCGAACACAGCCATCGTGAGCGCTCGGCCTTCGTCCAGGCGGATGGCCGATGGTATTTCCTCGACCCCACGGTGCCGGTGAAGGCAGGGCGCAACGACCCCTGCCCCTGCGGCAGCGGGGAGAAGTTCAAGAAATGTTGTTCGAGTTATTTCTGA